One Oncorhynchus mykiss isolate Arlee chromosome 9, USDA_OmykA_1.1, whole genome shotgun sequence genomic window, TTGTTGTCGATCACGTGACAGCGGCCTCCACATTTCTCCACAAGCTTGTTCAGTTCAGCATTCTGTTGGACAAACTTCTCAACGGTCAAACCATTGAGCTGGTCACCATGAGTGAAGAGGACTGTAGCATATTTGAAGGCCTCTGGTGAAAAATACGTCTCGATTTTCGCTACGGCTTCGTTCTCGTGGACTGTGTACCGTTCCACTTTCAGTACAATGAGAAAGGCATGCGGTCCTGGAGCACACTCTGTTATACATTTAACTATTTTAGGTTTCAGCTCCTCTTCAGGGATGTCAGTGTCAAAGAATCCAGGTGTGTCAATCAGGGTGATGTTTCTCCCTTTGATGTTCTTGGTCTGAGCTTTACATTTCTGtgttgaggaggtggaggaacTGTCTACGAGGAACACATCATCTTGTCCGAAGATGGTGTTTCCAGCACTGCTTTTACCTCCTCCGGTTTTCCCCAGCAGCACAATCCTGATGTCTATAGGGAGGGTTCAGAATTATAACTTGAAATGGATCAATCATATAGTAATAATGTATTTGATTTAAAGGTGGGAGTGAAGTGTTGTAACTCACCTTGCTCTGGTCGAGTGCCTAATACAAACCCCCTGAGATGCAAAGCATTCTGGGCAGTCTGAAAAGCCTGTAGATTAGAATAAACAATACAACTGCAATGAAGGACTGTAACTGTTATTATTGAAAACATCTATAATTATGGATGTATGACAGTATTATTGAATGGTTTGGCTGAAACAGTGAAGTTAAAGTATGTTTATCCCAATGCACTGAGTGAGACCTTCTTCAAAAGTCTCTGCTCACCTTGGTAGAATCTCTGTCATTTGGATGGACAATGATGCGGACAAGGAAGGGGGTTCTGCTCGCTCGGTTCTGCTCATACCTACGGATCTCTTCTAGCAGAACCTGTGTTACCACATTGTCAGGGAACTGGAGAACCACACCAGTTCCAACTAAAGGGAAGGCAACGGAACGGAAGCGCCGCTTCTCACAAGAGGTCAAAATGTTCCTCACACCCTGCCTCAGAGCCTGAGAGAGGACCGGAGGTCAAGTGTTAATGGAGGTTCAAAggtaacagcacacacacacacacacacacacacacacacacacacacacacacacacacacacgacccacCTGTACTGCTGGTCCTTGGGGGTTGTTGTCCCAATGTGCACAGCTGAGGAAGAAGACACggccagagctgagaccagacaGTCCCTCCACCAGGACGTTGTCACCAGGTGCAGTCCGTCCCCCTGATTTCCTCACAAACGCTGTCATCATCCCTGGTCCAGCTGCCTCCAACAACGCATTACCAACACGGGAGGAGAGAGGGTCACTGCCAACCATGGGGGACACCAGGGCATCCACCTTCAGAGAAAAAGAgatggaaaaaaagagagaacatTGAGTCAGTATGAAGTCAACCTAATTCACAGAATGTTGTTGAATCAAGGCTGCGGCTATgtcagtgtgtctctctctcacctcctgttTCTCTATGGTTCCCTGGATGATCTCCACCTGGACACAGACCTCTGGAGCCACTGGTCCCCTGGTGGAGGCAGCAGTGGTGTCTCTCTGAGGAGcatgtgtagtggtagtggtggtgctgGACTCTACCTCCCACCCAGGaaactccctcttcccctctaaTAGCCTATCACAGGCCTCCTGCATGGCTTTCACTGCCTCTCCACTCACATCAATCAGAGTGACTTTGGTAAGGATGTGCTGTTTCCTCCCAAAGTCCCTCACTGCAGAGACTATGGCCTCAGAGCACACCTTCAGAGGAACGCCCAATATCCCCGAGCTGATGCAGGGCATGGCCAAGGTCTGGAGTTCCATGGTCTCTGCCAGATCCAGGACTGCCTTTACTGTCTTCTCCAGCAAAGGGCGCTCATTCCTACCTACGCTGCCCCCTACTGGTCCCACTGCATGCAGCAGCATCTTACAAGGCAGATTCCCTCCTGTAGTCTCTACCACTGTACCTGTGGGCACTCTCCCTATCTGCCTAACCAGATCCCTGCTGGCCCGCTGTACCTCAGGCCCCCCCGCCCGGCTCAGGGCTGCAGCCACGCCCTCAGCATGATCCAGGTCCTCATTGGCTGCGTTCACCAGCGCATCCGCCTGTTCCTTGGTGATGTCACCTTGACAAACAACTACCTGCAGTCCCAGACGGAGGCGATAGCTGGTGGCTGCGACCATCTCCTCCTGTATCGATCCGGTTCCTGCTTCGCTGACTACGCCATCCTGATTCTGTTGATGGTGTCTCACGACTCTTACGACTCTGGACCTGCCCATCAGAAAGGCCCCAATCTCCTCCCTCAGCTCCTGAACCTCCTTCATGTGGCCCAGCAGCTGCACTCTACACCCAGGACCATACCTGGCTACCACCCTGCATCTGCTCTGGTTCATCTCCTTCACCTTCGTCTCAAGCTTAGACTTCAGTTCAGCCAGGAGGGCACCGTTGGGCACGTCAATCTTCTCCTCCCCAAACTCTCCCAGCAGATCCTTCTCAGCCTGGTCCAGTTtcccagaggagagggagaacagacggAGCTCTGTATCCCCCAACTCTACCTCCACACGGAGTCCCAACCCCAGCAGACTGCTCAGGTTCCCAGGCCTCCCATACTCCTCCCTCAGGAAGGACAGGAGGTGGGgggacaccaccaccacccgcTCCAGCACCAGAGAGATCTTATCCGTAACCAACTTTCTGGCTGTCTGGACTTCATTTGCGTAGCCATGCAGGACCAGCTGAGCTGAGTCACCGCGTGTCACCTTCACCCCTGGAACAACCTCACCTAGATCCTTCTCTATCACTTCACCTAGAAGAAGGAGCTGGACCTGTCCCAGATGACAGGTGGTGCTGATCTTCTCCTGCTTCCCTGTGCTCAGACAATGGAGTACATGTTCTTGACCACCAGGTGGAGATGTCTCGACCGGGAGGGAGTGGTGACTCTAGATTTGGAAAACAAGTGAGTCATTGCAGGGTAATTTCACTGTGGTCATGACAACAATATTTTATTATCTTTCTATGATTATTGCAGTTCAACAGTACTACTGCTTCTAGGATATCTGATGATTCTCCATTCTAGCGTGGAGGTatttttcagttttactttaaCATGGTTATATTTAGTTAAAATGACTCTTCCCGCAATATTACAGAACCACACATTTATACCTCACAAACTGGCAAACATCCAAGTGTGGGCTAACAGTGCAAATACAACAACAGTGTATTGTCATCATGGTGATATGTGACTCTGTTTTGGTGTGTCTGTATAGTCTGGCCTCACCTGACTACTGACTGGGGAGGTTGTTGTGGGTGGAGGCTCCTGACTGCTGACTGGGGAGGTTGTTGTGGGTGGAGGCTCCTGACTGCTGACTGGGGAGGTTGTTGTGGGTGGAGGCTCCTGACTGCTGACTGGGGAGGTTGTTGTGGGTGGAGGCTCCTGACTGTCTCTcagagtgaggaagagaggtCCTCCAGGCATCTCCAAAACATGATTAGGTTTCTGAAGTACCCTCTGCTGGACTGGAAGAGATAGAGTCATAAtgagttgttgttgtcatgtagTTGTAGTAATAACAATACCAACAATAATAATAAGTTGTACTATATATTAAGCCTTTTGCATTCACTCCAGGACTTGAAGAGTTAAAGGCTACATAGGCTAGAGGAGTTGTGCTATAATCTATtaagtaatatactgtatgtatatgtatatctaTAAAGTTATgaattaatatactgtatgtatatgtatatatatagttatTAAATCATCTCAAAAGTTATTAAAATAACAACTTTCTCCCTTTTTAGATTGATAAAGTACTGTAGAATTAATCAATATAATGAAAAGCCAAAGTAATGCATTTGCGCATGCCTGTCTGCATAAGCGTAGCCTGGCTATGGTAAAGTGAAACTTAAGCCGATACCAGATTTATTTGTTGTGTATGTCTGAAAAACATTCAGATTCAACACATCCTACTACAAATCCTACTTCAAATATTATTGTTTTACCCAAGTGTAGCCCTATTCAAATAATACATATTAAACATGTAGAATAACATATTGAAAAACAAACGTTCACTTATGAACGACTTTGGCAAGACTTGGCTATATGGTAATACCGCACTCCATATTCAATCCCTTAGCCTAAACATTTTCGTACCTGTCTGGTCAATAAATGCGATCTTGTAGACTTTGTCACCAACTGATTCTACTGGTCCACAAACTCCGCCACCGGATTTACGTTTAATTCCAAAGTACCTTTTTATCATATTTTTCTGTGGTGGGTCCAGAGTCTGACACTCGAAGAAAACAGGGTATTTGAAAACGTCCATATTATAAAGTAGCCTGGTTATTATTTGTCGTTGACCCTATTAGAAAGAGCAAATCAGTCGATCGAGGAGAATACGTAGACAACACTACATGCACGCTCGGACTCCTATATTTTGATCATATTTGCTTGAACTTTAGATATGGTCCGCCCTGGCCCAAA contains:
- the LOC110531554 gene encoding uncharacterized protein LOC110531554 isoform X3, whose amino-acid sequence is MDVFKYPVFFECQTLDPPQKNMIKRYFGIKRKSGGGVCGPVESVGDKVYKIAFIDQTVQQRVLQKPNHVLEMPGGPLFLTLRDSQEPPPTTTSPVSSQEPPPTTTSPVSSQEPPPTTTSPVSSQEPPPTTTSPVSSQSHHSLPVETSPPGGQEHVLHCLSTGKQEKISTTCHLGQVQLLLLGEVIEKDLGEVVPGVKVTRGDSAQLVLHGYANEVQTARKLVTDKISLVLERVVVVSPHLLSFLREEYGRPGNLSSLLGLGLRVEVELGDTELRLFSLSSGKLDQAEKDLLGEFGEEKIDVPNGALLAELKSKLETKVKEMNQSRCRVVARYGPGCRVQLLGHMKEVQELREEIGAFLMGRSRVVRVVRHHQQNQDGVVSEAGTGSIQEEMVAATSYRLRLGLQVVVCQGDITKEQADALVNAANEDLDHAEGVAAALSRAGGPEVQRASRDLVRQIGRVPTGTVVETTGGNLPCKMLLHAVGPVGGSVGRNERPLLEKTVKAVLDLAETMELQTLAMPCISSGILGVPLKVCSEAIVSAVRDFGRKQHILTKVTLIDVSGEAVKAMQEACDRLLEGKREFPGWEVESSTTTTTTHAPQRDTTAASTRGPVAPEVCVQVEIIQGTIEKQEVDALVSPMVGSDPLSSRVGNALLEAAGPGMMTAFVRKSGGRTAPGDNVLVEGLSGLSSGRVFFLSCAHWDNNPQGPAVQALRQGVRNILTSCEKRRFRSVAFPLVGTGVVLQFPDNVVTQVLLEEIRRYEQNRASRTPFLVRIIVHPNDRDSTKAFQTAQNALHLRGFVLGTRPEQDIRIVLLGKTGGGKSSAGNTIFGQDDVFLVDSSSTSSTQKCKAQTKNIKGRNITLIDTPGFFDTDIPEEELKPKIVKCITECAPGPHAFLIVLKVERYTVHENEAVAKIETYFSPEAFKYATVLFTHGDQLNGLTVEKFVQQNAELNKLVEKCGGRCHVIDNKYWNTNQQGPYSNQYQVAELLNTIEKMVRDNRGGFYTNEMLQEAERLIQAEIEGLSKELKGQMSEEEMRKQAKKRARKKLLIKWSGIATGAVVGAFLGVALVIGIPLPFETKPLFNLVKRQIAASMTIGPAAVTKAVRPVLVAKNRATMRGDSKTGAGVGIAAGVVVGMAAIAGAVRGGIVGATAAEEAETVQEAAEKAANAVYHEATRLHDQAGHLLLRDSNSK
- the LOC110531554 gene encoding uncharacterized protein LOC110531554 isoform X4: MDVFKYPVFFECQTLDPPQKNMIKRYFGIKRKSGGGVCGPVESVGDKVYKIAFIDQTVQQRVLQKPNHVLEMPGGPLFLTLRDSQEPPPTTTSPVSSQEPPPTTTSPVSSQEPPPTTTSPVSSQEPPPTTTSPVSSQSHHSLPVETSPPGGQEHVLHCLSTGKQEKISTTCHLGQVQLLLLGEVIEKDLGEVVPGVKVTRGDSAQLVLHGYANEVQTARKLVTDKISLVLERVVVVSPHLLSFLREEYGRPGNLSSLLGLGLRVEVELGDTELRLFSLSSGKLDQAEKDLLGEFGEEKIDVPNGALLAELKSKLETKVKEMNQSRCRVVARYGPGCRVQLLGHMKEVQELREEIGAFLMGRSRVVRVVRHHQQNQDGVVSEAGTGSIQEEMVAATSYRLRLGLQVVVCQGDITKEQADALVNAANEDLDHAEGVAAALSRAGGPEVQRASRDLVRQIGRVPTGTVVETTGGNLPCKMLLHAVGPVGGSVGRNERPLLEKTVKAVLDLAETMELQTLAMPCISSGILGVPLKVCSEAIVSAVRDFGRKQHILTKVTLIDVSGEAVKAMQEACDRLLEGKREFPGWEVESSTTTTTTHAPQRDTTAASTRGPVAPEVCVQVEIIQGTIEKQEVDALVSPMVGSDPLSSRVGNALLEAAGPGMMTAFVRKSGGRTAPGDNVLVEGLSGLSSGRVFFLSCAHWDNNPQGPAVQALRQGVRNILTSCEKRRFRSVAFPLVGTGVVLQFPDNVVTQVLLEEIRRYEQNRASRTPFLVRIIVHPNDRDSTKAFQTAQNALHLRGFVLGTRPEQDIRIVLLGKTGGGKSSAGNTIFGQDDVFLVDSSSTSSTQKCKAHTKNIKGRNITLIDTPGFFDTDIPEEELKPKIVKCITECAPGPHAFLIVLKVERYTVHENEAVAKIETYFSPEAFKYATVLFTHGDQLNGLTVEKFVQQNAELNKLVEKCGGRCHVIDNKYWNTNQQGPYSNQYQVAELLNTIEKMVRDNGGGFYTNEMLQEAERLIQAEIEGLRKELKGQMSEEEMRKQAKKRARKKLLIKLSGIATGAVIGALFGVILAIMIPLSLATQPLINLVKSHIAASMTIGPAAVAEVAGPVLTLESGVGVGSGIGAGVGIAAGVVVGMAAAAGGVRGGIVGATAAEEAETVQEAAEEAANAVFEDAKRLYRKAENLFIPFNNSK